The genomic segment GTTCCCCAAGCCGACCGTGGCGGCCTGTCACGGCTACACGGTAGGGGGCGGAGCGGAGATCGCGATCGCCTGCGACATCCGGGTTGGTGGCTCCAACCTTCAGATGCGTTTTCCGGGAGCGGCGCTCGGGGTTCCGGTCGGACCGGCCCGGCTGGTCACGCTCTGCGGGCTTTCACACGCCAAGTACCTGCTGCTCAGCTCGAACACGGTCAAGGCCGACGAGGCGCTCCGGATCGGCCTGGTCAACCAGGTCGCCCCGGGTGCAGCCACCGAGAACGCCGCCCTCGAGCTGGCCGGACGGATCGCCGCCCATGAGCCCGAAGCTGTCGCCACCCTGAAGCGGCTGCTCCACCGTTGGGATGATATCGAGGGACGTTCCGCCGATGAAGGTCGCGGACAGGTCGAGTGGCAGCGGTCCGGCCCGGGCCTCTACTGAAGCGCCCGGTCAGGATGGCCCAGGCAGGACCGGGCCTCGGTC from the Solirubrobacterales bacterium genome contains:
- a CDS encoding enoyl-CoA hydratase/isomerase family protein, encoding MSLSTYELDDRGVALIRLDRPGSLNAINTGMLAELIEHVAVARGDDAVRVLVFSSTDYTAFSAGADIKEDVDQEGKVRKMQLFADLYDAVVQFPKPTVAACHGYTVGGGAEIAIACDIRVGGSNLQMRFPGAALGVPVGPARLVTLCGLSHAKYLLLSSNTVKADEALRIGLVNQVAPGAATENAALELAGRIAAHEPEAVATLKRLLHRWDDIEGRSADEGRGQVEWQRSGPGLY